One Pichia kudriavzevii chromosome 3, complete sequence genomic window carries:
- a CDS encoding uncharacterized protein (PKUD0C05870; similar to Saccharomyces cerevisiae YPL247C; ancestral locus Anc_6.276) — translation MPPAYPYPHVSALKRSSIASERPYTHIHKHPLTTFDNSFNSPDSSMDSLSNFQHYSYYDENLPAKQKYSNDSFAVSEAQLYNSCYTSPYPLYALDWSLSGKDPSTAKIALSSYRDGSTNKLEILYGHQTPNVNKNTDSSTSANTNTNSKTSTKANFNEDTNQNLNRSKNEISNADVDYKFSKAYEQSVKYPITKLQWDPSMSSSSCSPQLLAATSECLRIYEITDNNELLEKSALTNSKILDMNQLPPMTSFDWNRYDPHYLLTCSIDTTCTAWNLVKETFVAKSQLIAHDSEVYDVKYISGDTNVFASCSSDGSVRLFDLRNLEQSTIIYENTDSTSKLLSSPTNTNGRSLLRLSTSNYNANQIAVIEQDSNTISVLDVRNVGTPVYRLSHHSAPVNSISWHPTRNQLLSGSDDCQVFIYDFHKGSVVDNYKQTNKSLLPSYRFQTDLEVNYVCWNPTGDWVGINNGKHFQACKV, via the coding sequence ATGCCACCGGCGTATCCATATCCACATGTGTCTGCCCTGAAAAGATCCTCTATTGCTTCGGAGCGGCCGTATACCCACATCCACAAACATCCGCTCACGACATTTGACAACTCCTTCAACTCTCCAGACTCCTCAATGGATAGTCTCTCCAATTTCCAGCACTATTCCTACTATGACGAAAACTTGCCAGCTAAGCAAAAATACAGCAATGATTCATTTGCCGTATCTGAGGCACAGTTGTACAATTCTTGTTATACGTCTCCCTACCCGTTATATGCCTTAGATTGGTCACTGTCGGGGAAGGACCCCTCGACGGCAAAAATAGCATTATCTTCATATCGTGACGGCTCAACAAATAAACTGGAAATCTTATATGGCCATCAGACTCCAAatgtaaataaaaatacaGATTCAAGTACAAGtgcaaacacaaacacaaattcaaaaacaagCACAAAAGCTAACTTTAATGAAGATACTAATCAAAACTTGAATCGATCGAAAAATGAAATCTCAAACGCTGATGTCGATTACAAATTTAGTAAGGCATATGAACAAAGCGTGAAGTATCCCATAACTAAATTACAATGGGATCCAAGTATGAGCTCGTCATCATGCTCTCCTCAGCTATTAGCAGCCACTTCAGAATGTTTAAGGATATATGAAATTACCGACAATAATGAACTACTTGAAAAATCGGCTctaacaaattcaaaaattttggaTATGAATCAGTTACCACCAATGACATCATTTGATTGGAATAGATATGATCCCCACTATCTTCTAACTTGTTCTATCGATACTACTTGCACTGCATGGAATTTAGTCAAAGAGACATTTGTAGCCAAATCTCAGTTGATTGCTCACGATAGTGAGGTTTATGATGTAAAATATATATCTGGTGACACCAATGTGTTTGCTAGTTGTTCTTCTGATGGGTCAGTTAGGTTGTTTGACTTGAGAAACTTGGAACAGTCTACAATTATCTATGAAAATACAGACTCAACTTCAAAACTTCTATCATCACCCACCAATACAAATGGCAGAAGCTTGCTTAGACTGTCAACGTCTAATTATAATGCAAACCAAATTGCAGTTATAGAACAGGATTCCAACACAATATCAGTATTAGATGTCAGAAATGTAGGAACACCCGTTTATAGGTTATCCCATCATTCTGCTCCTGTTAATTCAATATCGTGGCATCCTACAAGAAATCAACTACTTTCAGGCAGTGATGATTGCCAAGTCTTTATTTATGATTTTCATAAAGGCTCTGTAGTTGACAACTATAAACAAACTAACAAATCTCTACTTCCATCTTATAGGTTTCAGACTGATCTGGAAGTCAATTACGTCTGTTGGAACCCAACCGGTGATTGGGTCGGCATTAACAATGGTAAACATTTTCAAGCCTGTAAAGTGTAG
- a CDS encoding uncharacterized protein (PKUD0C05880; similar to Saccharomyces cerevisiae YPL248C (GAL4); ancestral locus Anc_6.279): MSLVHDQHYHPDQASEVIVATGESIRTSPTESTLSKKYNQYACIRCRRLKKRCSKELPVCSNCEKQSECCEYVERKNKRKSVSTTPSNSKIQLKKIRESISANDANNSNAIEVAITKNMGAVSNSSSLSDNESTKLSAPSLVVHNDPLVPNGQVKFNDPFCPNTLNNNSNILLSPSKKSLSISPPSYTRNSLIQLPPIRNRALSTQSFPDTLPPLSTYSLQNQSQGQHHHTLHNQDTSVNDLNMFNLNLNSLPSIPRQLVSSSRSPNTPHSLNSFSLNPSTEPKGQQQNHHLQSKLTPKLQPRPQPQPQQQHTGSFSYTQSTPLFNALDSDDIELEIFDLVYRKVGHLDETLTLSPSNYKLTNQLELCLKSILKFTIFLDQGIVLSNLEKLKSDPNHYFSKVNGDGFKNQDDYFSTIEFLLVLSASILTGIQKPNPTFELDMNFLKATFTLSYKIFSLNKFPITNIQLLRLYTLMQLVILITDSNSNRGLCFYSNSILSKYASKLSLNRSLKKSNIDNISLSEIEYTYRLFWSIFILDSMISSTTFQQPTFKLNDIDIPLPVPITKDEETRIIIQNIVINMTKIQSKLISDLYVVNPLNDNDNSQKFVILSSFRQEADYWYNECRISLSKLSDINNSENSNSLSYTKHLQYFATWISQEYYYTLTCLFKSSNMFPKPDEQNFTVISNATYQNTLLIRDIIINKKVPNSLLFYRYVNTSVFLIVSILKGMYSINETKILVSTMIEIWNSKDMSLSKVSIGLVESISDLLHSQLKIENNNEFFKPNLHIFEKVKALLIALTQTVTKYGYLNPQDIEYLHSLEF, from the coding sequence ATGAGTCTCGTTCACGATCAACACTACCACCCAGATCAAGCATCCGAGGTAATTGTCGCTACGGGAGAATCAATCCGGACGTCTCCTACAGAAAGCACACTTTCTAAAAAATATAACCAGTACGCCTGTATCAGGTGTAGAAgattaaagaaaagatgTTCCAAGGAGCTACCGGTATGTTCAAATTGTGAAAAGCAATCAGAGTGCTGTGAATACGTTGAACGCAAGAATAAACGAAAGTCTGTTTCCACGACTCCATCAAATTCGAAAATtcagttgaaaaaaatcagagaGTCCATATCAGCAAATGATGCCAATAATAGTAATGCTATTGAAGTTGCAATTACTAAAAATATGGGTGCTGTTAGCAactcttcatcattgtcgGATAACGAGTCTACAAAACTTAGTGCGCCTTCATTAGTGGTACACAATGATCCCCTTGTACCGAACGGACAAGTTAAATTTAATGATCCGTTTTGCCCAAACACCttaaacaacaacagtaaCATTTTGCTATCTCCAAGTAAAAAatcactttcaatttcccCACCAAGTTATACGAGAAACTCGCTGATTCAACTTCCTCCAATTCGAAATCGTGCCTTAAGCACACAATCATTCCCTGATACTCTACCTCCTCTATCTACTTACTCTTTACAAAACCAAAGTCAAGGTCAACATCATCACACATTGCATAACCAAGATACTTCTGTAAATGACTTAAATATGTTCAATCTAAACTTGAACTCCCTACCTTCAATCCCACGTCAATTGGTTTCATCATCCCGCTCTCCTAATACCCCTCATTCCCTAAATTCGTTTTCACTAAATCCTTCTACAGAACCGAAAGGTCAACAACAGAATCATCATCTCCAGTCAAAATTAACACCAAAATTGCAACCACGCCCGCAACCCCAACCACAGCAACAACATACTGGTTCTTTTTCTTATACCCAATCAACACCTCTGTTTAATGCACTTGACAGTGATGATATAGAGCTTgagatttttgatttagttTATAGAAAAGTTGGTCACCTCGATGAGACACTGACCTTGTCACCTTCGAACTACAAACTAACAAATCAACTCGAGTTATGTCTCAAAtcaatcttgaaatttaCTATCTTTTTAGATCAGGGGATTGTTCTATCaaacttggaaaaattgaaatcagaCCCTAATCATTACTTTAGCAAAGTTAATGGTGACGGTTTTAAGAATCAAGATGACTATTTCTCAACAATAGAGTTTCTGCTTGTTTTATCAGCCTCCATACTGACTGGTATACAAAAACCGAATCCAACCTTTGAGCTTGATatgaatttcttgaaagCTACCTTCACTTTATCCTACAAAATATTCTCGTTAAACAAATTTCCAATAACTAATATCCAATTGTTAAGACTTTACACCTTGATGCAACTGGTTATATTAATCACCGATTCAAACTCAAATAGAGGATTATGCTTTTACTCAAATTCTATTTTATCTAAATATGCATCCAAGTTATCGTTGAATCGgagtttgaagaaatcaaatattgataatatttCATTGTCTGAAATCGAATATACTTACAGATTATTTTGGTCAATATTCATTTTGgattcaatgatttcttccACGACATTCCAACAACCAACCTTTAAGTTaaatgatattgatataCCTTTGCCGGTTCCAATAACGAAAGATGAAGAGACTAGAATTATTATTCAGAATATCGTTATTAATATGACTAAAATCCAATCAAAGTTGATTTCTGATCTTTATGTTGTTAATCCGTtaaatgataatgataacTCTCAAAAATTTGTTATTCTATCTTCATTCCGTCAAGAAGCAGATTATTGGTATAACGAGTGCCGGATTTCTTTATCCAAATTATCAGACATTAATAATTcagaaaactcaaattctttatcttACACTAAACACTTACAGTATTTTGCAACATGGATCTCACAAGAATATTACTATACTTTGACTTGCTTGTTTAAATCGTCGAATATGTTTCCCAAACCTGATGAACAAAATTTCACGGTTATATCAAATGCTACATACCAAAATACCTTATTAATTAGAGATATCATCATTAACAAAAAGGTTCCAAattcattattattttatAGGTATGTTAATACAAGTGTTTTTTTaattgtttctattttgaaGGGTATGTATTCGATTAATGAAACTAAGATTTTAGTTTCAACAATGATagaaatttggaattccAAGGATATGTCATTATCTAAAGTATCAATTGGCTTGGTTGAATCAATTTCAGATTTGCTACATTCGCAACTGAAAATcgaaaacaacaatgaattcttcaaaccaaatttacatatctttgaaaaggtTAAAGCCTTGTTAATTGCTTTAACTCAGACTGTAACTAAATATGGATATTTGAATCCTCAGGACATCGAATATCTACACTCACTAGAGTTTTAG
- a CDS encoding uncharacterized protein (PKUD0C05890; similar to Saccharomyces cerevisiae YGL155W (CDC43); ancestral locus Anc_2.312), which yields MHKQPTSLEVKRHTLCHKRFLSLLPSKFQSEDSNRLAIAYFSLSSLELLNQLTIFKVDELEEFKYYIYKHYIEDDQFAGFRGSLTYNESIRSIDLAATCFSLQCLLVLKDELKGVDVKKVMRFVQNCQMQNGGFTNNFLISNDDKDLRYCMIATTISKILLRDLHYIQDWINIPKLVTYISELQNYDGGFSMYQGDESHCGMVFCAINALSTIEYDFSSDEVKFDSLLNFLVHRQIYFNSFNEAESIENEYMDMDDNGGFNGRLNKYGDTCYVFWALSSLSLINKEDLIDQELALNFLLNKTQNSNMGGFNKTTDADELPDPLHSFLGLSALSILEYPMTGKINCNLVIPETSYTFWKNL from the coding sequence ATGCACAAACAACCAACTTCATTGGAAGTAAAACGACATACATTATGCCATAAACGATTTTTATCTTTACTACCAAGTAAATTCCAATCTGAAGATAGTAATAGATTAGCAATAGCATACTTCTCATTATCTTCACTTGAACTCTTGAATCAATTGACAATCTTCaaagttgatgaattaGAGGAGTTTAAGTATTATATCTACAAGCATTATATTGAAGACGATCAATTTGCAGGATTTAGAGGATCGTTGACATACAATGAAAGTATAAGATCAATAGATTTGGCAGCTACCTGTTTTTCCTTACAATGTTTGTTAGTTTTAAAGGATGAGTTAAAGGGAGTTGATGTAAAAAAGGTAATGAgatttgttcaaaactGCCAAATGCAAAACGGTGGATTTACAAATAATTTCCTGATatcaaatgatgataaGGATTTAAGGTATTGTATGATTGCCActacaatttcaaagattttacTGAGAGATTTGCATTATATTCAAGATTGGATAAATATACCAAAATTAGTAACCTACATATCTGAATTGCAAAACTATGATGGAGGATTTTCAATGTACCAAGGTGATGAATCTCATTGTGGAATGGTTTTTTGTGCAATAAATGCATTATCAACAATTGAGTATGACTTCTCTAGTGATGAGGTTAAATTTGATTCTTTGctgaattttttggttCATCGACAGATATACTTTAATTCATTTAATGAAGCAGAATCgattgaaaatgaatataTGGATATGGATGATAATGGGGGATTCAATGGACGCTTGAATAAATATGGAGACACCTGTTATGTTTTCTGGGCTTTGTCCTCAttgtctttgataaataaaGAAGATCTGATTGATCAAGAATTagctttgaattttctaCTGAATAAAACACAAAATAGTAATATGGGTGGCTTCAATAAAACAACAGATGCTGATGAATTGCCAGACCCTTTGCACTCGTTTCTTGGATTATCTGCACTTAGTATATTAGAATATCCTATGACtggaaaaatcaattgTAATTTAGTCATACCAGAAACCAGTTATactttttggaaaaatctATAA
- a CDS encoding uncharacterized protein (PKUD0C05900; similar to Saccharomyces cerevisiae YDL119C; ancestral locus Anc_2.313), which produces MADGKKQKTTRHLVAGFAGGLTSAVALQPLDLIKTRVQQSKDSSLTNVLNNISSLKQLWRGTLPSAIRTSVGSGLYLSTLHLARSNISKLRGEKSPIFNVSSKLPKLTAYENIITGMVSRSVVGLLTMPITVVKIRFESNIYQYRSIKEALIDIFQTQGINGFFRGFGATCLRDAPYAGLYISSYEQLKSVLPKILNLNEAADGRNTKELDHLSSGIINSTSAVIAAISATVITAPFDTIKTRMQLSPQVYKTFTQTTIKLYKESFFHFFNGLSLRLLRKAGSAAIAWCIYEELVKL; this is translated from the coding sequence ATGGCAGATggaaagaaacagaaaacaaCTCGACACCTTGTTGCGGGATTTGCAGGGGGGTTAACTTCCGCTGTAGCATTACAACCGTTGGATTTGATTAAAACAAGAGTTCAGCAGAGTAAGGACAGTTCATTGACAAATGTTTTAAACaatatttcatcattaaaaCAACTATGGAGAGGCACTCTGCCGAGTGCTATACGTACATCTGTTGGAAGTGGGCTATACTTATCAACTTTACATTTAGCCAGAAGTAATATCTCAAAGTTGAGAGGTGAAAAATCACCAATCTTTAACGTTTCATCAAAGTTACCAAAACTCACGGCATATGAGAATATAATCACAGGAATGGTATCTAGATCAGTTGTCGGGTTGCTCACTATGCCGATAACAGTAGTTAAAATCCGATTTGAATCGAATATTTATCAATACAGGAGTATTAAAGAGGCACTCATCgacatttttcaaactcaaGGGATCAACGGTTTTTTCAGAGGTTTTGGTGCAACATGTTTAAGAGATGCACCATATGCAGGCTTATATATATCATCTTACGAACAACTGAAATCAGTGTTACCAAAGATTCTAAACTTGAATGAAGCTGCTGACGGTAGGAATACCAAAGAACTTGATCATTTATCATCGGGAATTATTAACTCCACAAGTGCTGTCATTGCCGCTATTTCAGCAACGGTAATAACCGCACCATTTGATACCatcaaaacaagaatgCAACTATCTCCGCAAGTTTATAAAACATTCACTCAAACAACAATTAAACTTTACAAAGAAAGTTTCTTCCACTTCTTTAATGGATTGTCATTGAGGTTGCTGAGGAAAGCAGGAAGCGCAGCTATTGCATGGTGTATATATGAAGAGTTGGTGAAATTGTAA
- a CDS encoding uncharacterized protein (PKUD0C05910; similar to Saccharomyces cerevisiae YFL010C (WWM1); ancestral locus Anc_8.65) — translation MGDRNRKPQVPKGWVAVWDEKYNEWFYVDESTGKSQWEAPPGTTFPPDNNPPAYDRPGAPPTQSQRGFQQQPYVQQPYVQQPYVQQPYVQQPYVQQPYVQQPYMQQPYTVQQPQKSSKSGMGGMLGGAALGAMGGLLLGEALDNDHYTENVYIDNSGGDFDGGNFDGGGFDGGDW, via the exons ATGGGAGACCGTAACAGAAAACCACAAGTACCTAAAGGCTGGGTGGCTGTATGGGATGAGAAATATAACG AATGGTTTTACGTCGACGAATCCACCGGCAAATCACAATGGGAAGCACCACCAGGTACCACCTTTCCTCCAGATAACAATCCTCCTGCTTATGATAGACCAGGCGCCCCACCAACTCAAAGCCAGCGGggttttcaacaacaaccataCGTACAACAACCATACGTACAACAACCATACGTACAACAACCATACGTACAACAACCATACGTACAACAACCATACGTACAACAACCCTACATGCAACAACCATATACAGTGCAACAACCCCAGAAATCTAGTAAATCTGGGATGGGTGGCATGCTAGGTGGTGCAGCGCTGGGTGCCATGGGGGGTCTTTTGTTGGGAGAAGCCTTAGATAATGATCATTATACGGAGAATGTTTATATTGACAATAGCGGGGGTGACTTTGACGGAGGAAACTTTGACGGAGGCGGCTTTGACGGAGGTGATTGGTGA